A stretch of the Polaribacter pacificus genome encodes the following:
- a CDS encoding acylase, whose amino-acid sequence MKKLSFLLLLLLIISCSTKNDEQTRWQQHVENTEIIRDDFGVPHIYGKTDADAVFGLMYAQSEDDFNRVERNYIWALGRLAEVEGEKSLYSDLRANLYMTEEEAKENYAKAPKWLQKLCIAFADGINYYLEKNPEVKPALITHFEPWMPMYFSEGSIGGDIERVSTRKIKDFYDKSNSKIAASEGFIRLKDDEPRGSNGFAIAGSKTKSGNAMLLINPHTSFFFRGEVHMVSEEGLNAYGAVTWGQFFVYQGFNEKTGWMHTSTGTDIIDEFEETISKSSKGTHYIYGDEKRPVDSLVVQLKYKTNTGEATRPFTIYRTHHGPITHQNNDKWVATALMWSPVKALEQSFTRTKKSNHQEFDKMMEIRTNSSNNTVYADADGTIAYYHGNFIPKRNVQFDYTKPVDGSNPATDWQGLHALNENIFIKNPPNGWIQNCNSTPFTAALAYSPKKEDYPTYMTSFPENFRGIHAIPLLTKASNLTLDNLITLAYDPYLPGAKALMTGLLEAYKKYPSKDKEVQEAIAVLKNWDFTVSTTSVGMTMSQYYLNAFYRSGKAPRNMDFVSRIHYMGSQSNLKDRLAIFKTALENIKSDFGKWQTPWGEINRYQRNDGAIFQEFDDKKPSIAIGMASSSWGALASFGVRKGTNTKRQYGTSGNSFVAVVEFGAKVKAKSMLAGGQSSDPNSPHFDDQTQRYADAQFKDVAFYKEDVLKRAEKSYRPGEEK is encoded by the coding sequence ATGAAAAAACTATCCTTCCTCTTATTGCTACTACTCATCATTAGCTGTTCAACTAAAAATGATGAACAAACTCGCTGGCAACAGCATGTAGAAAACACAGAAATCATACGAGATGATTTTGGAGTACCCCACATCTATGGAAAAACCGATGCAGATGCTGTTTTTGGACTGATGTACGCACAAAGTGAAGATGATTTTAACCGAGTAGAACGCAATTATATTTGGGCATTGGGTCGATTGGCTGAGGTAGAAGGAGAAAAATCACTCTACAGTGATCTAAGAGCCAACTTATACATGACAGAAGAAGAGGCCAAAGAAAATTACGCTAAGGCGCCTAAGTGGTTGCAAAAATTATGCATCGCTTTTGCCGATGGGATTAATTACTACCTAGAAAAAAATCCAGAAGTAAAACCCGCTTTGATTACTCATTTTGAACCTTGGATGCCGATGTATTTTAGCGAAGGATCTATCGGTGGTGATATTGAGCGCGTTTCGACAAGAAAAATAAAAGACTTTTACGACAAGAGCAACTCAAAAATTGCGGCTTCAGAAGGCTTCATCAGATTAAAAGACGATGAACCAAGAGGCTCTAACGGCTTTGCAATTGCCGGAAGCAAAACCAAATCTGGAAACGCCATGTTGTTAATCAATCCACATACTTCTTTTTTCTTTAGAGGAGAAGTTCATATGGTTAGCGAAGAAGGACTCAATGCTTATGGAGCAGTTACTTGGGGACAATTTTTTGTGTACCAAGGTTTTAATGAAAAAACAGGCTGGATGCACACCTCTACAGGAACTGATATTATTGATGAATTTGAAGAAACCATCAGCAAAAGCAGCAAAGGAACTCATTATATCTATGGCGATGAAAAGAGACCTGTAGACTCTTTAGTTGTTCAACTAAAATACAAGACAAATACAGGTGAAGCCACTCGGCCATTTACCATTTACAGAACACACCACGGTCCTATTACACATCAAAATAATGACAAATGGGTAGCGACAGCCTTAATGTGGAGTCCTGTAAAAGCTTTGGAACAATCGTTTACAAGAACAAAAAAATCAAATCATCAAGAGTTTGATAAAATGATGGAAATTAGAACTAACTCATCTAACAATACGGTTTATGCAGATGCAGATGGTACCATTGCTTATTATCATGGAAACTTTATTCCAAAAAGAAATGTACAATTTGATTATACAAAACCCGTAGACGGAAGCAATCCTGCAACAGATTGGCAAGGGTTGCATGCCCTAAATGAAAACATCTTTATTAAAAATCCACCAAATGGATGGATTCAGAATTGTAATTCAACTCCCTTTACCGCCGCTTTAGCCTACAGTCCTAAAAAAGAAGATTACCCTACCTATATGACTTCTTTTCCAGAAAACTTTAGAGGAATCCATGCCATCCCTCTATTAACAAAGGCTTCTAACCTTACTTTGGACAATTTAATTACATTAGCCTATGATCCGTATTTACCAGGTGCTAAGGCATTAATGACGGGTTTGCTAGAAGCTTATAAAAAATACCCTAGCAAGGATAAAGAAGTTCAAGAAGCCATTGCTGTTTTAAAAAATTGGGATTTTACTGTGAGCACTACCTCTGTGGGAATGACCATGAGTCAGTATTATTTAAATGCTTTTTACAGATCTGGTAAAGCTCCTCGCAATATGGATTTTGTTTCTAGAATACACTATATGGGAAGCCAATCAAACTTAAAAGATCGCCTAGCTATCTTTAAAACTGCTTTAGAAAATATTAAAAGTGATTTTGGAAAATGGCAAACTCCTTGGGGAGAAATCAATCGCTACCAAAGAAATGACGGTGCAATTTTTCAAGAATTTGATGATAAAAAACCTAGTATTGCCATAGGAATGGCTTCAAGCTCTTGGGGAGCCTTGGCCTCTTTTGGTGTTCGTAAAGGAACCAATACCAAACGTCAATACGGTACCTCTGGAAATAGCTTTGTAGCCGTTGTAGAATTTGGAGCTAAGGTCAAAGCAAAAAGCATGCTAGCCGGTGGTCAGAGTAGTGATCCTAACTCACCACATTTTGATGATCAAACCCAGCGCTATGCCGATGCTCAGTTTAAGGATGTTGCCTTTTACAAAGAAGATGTTTTAAAACGGGCAGAAAAGAGCTACCGACCAGGTGAAGAAAAATAA
- a CDS encoding sodium:solute symporter: protein MEILDWIVLSATLAFIVIFGAYKTRKNTSVQDYIKGGNDTKWWTIGLSVMATQASAITFLSTPGQAFHSGMGFVQFYFGLPIAMVIICLVFIPIYHRLKVYTAYEYLEGRFDLKTRTLAAILFLVQRGLAAGITIFAPAIILSAVLGWDLVSLNIIIGVLVIIYTVSGGTKAVNVTQKQQMLIIFLGMLVAFFMIVDQLPQDISFSKALDIAGASGKMEVLDFSFDLSNRYTVWTGFLGGTFLMLSYFGTDQSQVQRYLSGKSVRESQLGLLFNGLLKVPMQFFILLVGVMVFVFYQFNAAPLNFNPKANEAVLNSAYASEYKALESQYRALEDQKKTLVLDGVQAGDKAQIKDLEQQSVAVKEQAKAVISKADDSVETNDKDYVFIHFILNNLPRGLIGLLLAVILSAAMSSTASELNALASTTAIDLYKRNVKGEKSEAHYVKMSKWFTLGWGILAILVACVANLFDNLIQLVNIIGSIFYGNVLGIFLLAFFIKYVKGNAVFIAAIITQAIIIGVFLMDWLPYLWLNLLGCVLVMAIALLIQTTMKRKVELTS, encoded by the coding sequence ATGGAAATTTTAGATTGGATAGTACTTTCTGCCACCTTAGCATTTATTGTGATTTTTGGTGCTTATAAAACTAGAAAGAACACTAGTGTACAAGATTATATCAAAGGAGGTAACGATACCAAATGGTGGACCATAGGGCTCTCAGTAATGGCTACCCAAGCCAGTGCAATTACCTTTTTATCAACCCCAGGACAAGCGTTTCATAGTGGGATGGGTTTTGTGCAGTTTTATTTTGGATTGCCCATCGCCATGGTGATTATTTGTTTGGTTTTTATACCCATTTATCACCGTTTAAAAGTCTATACGGCTTATGAGTATTTAGAAGGGCGCTTTGATTTAAAAACAAGAACGCTGGCCGCAATTTTATTTTTAGTACAGCGTGGATTGGCGGCCGGAATTACCATTTTTGCTCCTGCCATTATATTGTCTGCCGTATTGGGATGGGATCTGGTTTCTTTAAATATTATTATTGGTGTTTTGGTAATTATTTACACGGTTTCTGGAGGAACAAAGGCCGTAAATGTGACTCAAAAACAACAGATGCTTATTATCTTTTTAGGGATGTTGGTTGCTTTTTTTATGATTGTAGATCAATTGCCGCAAGATATTTCATTTAGCAAGGCGCTTGATATTGCAGGTGCTAGTGGAAAAATGGAAGTGCTAGATTTTTCTTTTGATCTGTCTAACCGCTATACAGTATGGACAGGTTTTCTTGGAGGGACTTTTTTAATGCTCTCTTATTTTGGAACCGATCAAAGTCAGGTACAGCGTTATTTGTCTGGGAAGTCTGTACGTGAAAGTCAGTTGGGCTTGTTGTTTAATGGATTGTTAAAAGTACCAATGCAGTTTTTTATTCTTTTAGTTGGGGTGATGGTGTTTGTTTTTTATCAATTTAATGCGGCCCCTTTAAATTTTAACCCAAAGGCAAATGAAGCAGTGTTAAATTCAGCCTATGCTTCTGAGTACAAAGCTTTGGAGAGTCAATACAGAGCCTTAGAAGATCAAAAAAAGACCTTGGTTTTAGATGGTGTGCAAGCAGGAGATAAAGCGCAAATTAAAGACTTAGAGCAGCAGAGTGTTGCTGTTAAAGAACAGGCAAAAGCAGTAATCAGCAAAGCAGATGATTCTGTAGAAACCAATGATAAAGATTATGTGTTTATTCATTTTATCTTAAACAATTTACCTCGAGGATTAATCGGTTTGTTATTGGCGGTAATCTTATCAGCAGCCATGTCATCAACAGCATCAGAATTAAATGCCTTGGCATCTACTACGGCTATTGATTTATACAAGAGAAATGTAAAAGGAGAAAAATCAGAAGCTCATTATGTAAAAATGTCTAAGTGGTTTACACTAGGTTGGGGAATCTTGGCAATTTTGGTGGCCTGTGTTGCCAATTTGTTTGATAACTTAATTCAGTTGGTCAATATTATTGGTTCTATTTTCTACGGAAACGTATTGGGTATTTTCTTATTGGCATTTTTTATTAAATACGTAAAAGGAAATGCTGTATTTATTGCAGCAATCATTACGCAGGCAATTATCATCGGTGTGTTCTTGATGGATTGGTTGCCGTATTTATGGTTAAACTTGCTGGGTTGTGTATTGGTAATGGCCATTGCCTTGCTTATACAAACCACCATGAAAAGAAAAGTAGAATTGACATCTTAA
- a CDS encoding PIG-L family deacetylase: MKKITCFFAIILFTISAIQAQEPLKLSSNEMYERLQKLNFLGSVLYIAAHPDDENTRLISYMSNQVKARTAYLSLTRGDGGQNLIGPEIRELLGVIRTQELLAARSIDGGEQFFTRANDFGYSKHPDETLAIWNKEAVLSDVVWAIRKFKPDVIINRFDHRTPGTTHGHHTSSALLSFEAFDMAADRTKFTSQLGLTETWQPQRLFFNTSSFFYGSDADFKKNNKGKLSSFDVGVYYPLKGLSNNEVAALASSQHLCQGFGRLTTRGSQTEYVEFLKGTKPKVDNDLFSGINTTWNRIKGGGAVGAILYKLEKNFDFANPSKHLPELLAAYDLIKNLEDSHWREIKEGQIKELIEAAAGLYLEASSNSSSSTPTATVPLSMELLNRSDATVFLEGYRIFTKESTQSKAQVKKLEANKKLTIKDVFKLNAAGYSDPYWLRSKGTLGMYQVDDQKQIGKPETDRPLQVEFQLSILQHKITIVKNVVYRYAKSDKGEIYEPFEILPEVTTSIDNKVLIFSDNTPKEVKVTIRAGAENIAGNLHLNLPKGWLVSPAQIPFSIAQKGDVSVVNFLVTPPREQMESVMQAVATINGKTFNKELIEISYDHIPKQTVLVASQAKVVRLNIQKTGSNIGYIKGAGDAIPESLQQIGYTVVSIDPENITANSLDGFDAVVIGIRAYNTVASLKFKQKFLLDYVSKGGNMIVQYNTSGRGGIDVGAPFDLQISRDRVTDEHAAVSILAKQHSLLNFPNKINADDFEGWVQERGLYFPNKWAKEFTPILSMHDKNETAKKGSLLVAKYGEGHYIYTGLSFFRELPAGVPGAYKLFANMLSIGKENIQTQTEIKE, from the coding sequence ATGAAAAAAATTACCTGCTTTTTTGCAATTATTCTGTTTACAATCAGTGCTATACAAGCTCAAGAACCTTTAAAGCTTAGTTCAAATGAGATGTATGAAAGGTTGCAAAAGCTTAACTTTCTTGGATCTGTTCTGTACATCGCAGCACATCCAGACGATGAAAATACCCGCTTAATTTCTTATATGTCTAATCAGGTAAAAGCCAGAACGGCCTATTTATCTTTAACCAGAGGAGATGGTGGACAAAACTTAATCGGTCCAGAAATTAGAGAATTATTAGGAGTCATAAGAACCCAAGAATTACTGGCAGCAAGAAGCATAGATGGCGGAGAGCAATTTTTTACCAGAGCCAATGATTTTGGCTATTCTAAGCATCCAGATGAAACACTAGCTATCTGGAACAAGGAAGCTGTTTTAAGCGATGTGGTTTGGGCCATTAGAAAGTTTAAACCCGATGTGATTATCAATCGTTTTGATCATAGAACTCCAGGAACCACACACGGACATCACACCAGTTCTGCCTTGCTAAGTTTTGAAGCATTTGATATGGCGGCTGATAGAACAAAATTTACATCGCAATTAGGGCTTACAGAAACTTGGCAGCCACAACGATTGTTTTTTAATACCTCTTCTTTTTTCTACGGATCTGATGCCGATTTTAAAAAGAACAACAAAGGCAAACTTTCTTCATTTGATGTTGGAGTTTACTACCCGTTAAAAGGCTTGTCTAATAATGAGGTAGCTGCTTTGGCCAGCAGTCAACACTTGTGTCAAGGTTTTGGTCGATTGACCACCAGAGGAAGTCAAACAGAATATGTTGAGTTTTTAAAAGGAACCAAACCCAAAGTAGACAATGATTTGTTTTCTGGAATCAATACTACTTGGAATAGAATCAAAGGTGGAGGTGCAGTTGGCGCTATTTTATACAAACTAGAAAAGAATTTTGATTTTGCCAACCCGTCTAAACATCTGCCAGAGCTTTTAGCAGCTTATGACTTGATAAAAAATCTAGAAGACAGTCATTGGCGCGAAATTAAAGAAGGGCAAATTAAAGAGCTAATTGAGGCAGCTGCAGGCTTATACTTAGAAGCTTCTTCCAACAGTTCAAGCAGTACACCTACCGCTACTGTTCCGTTGTCTATGGAGCTATTAAACAGAAGTGATGCGACAGTGTTTTTAGAAGGATATCGCATTTTTACCAAAGAAAGCACACAGTCTAAAGCACAGGTAAAAAAATTAGAGGCCAATAAAAAACTAACGATTAAAGATGTATTTAAGCTCAATGCAGCTGGTTATTCTGATCCTTACTGGTTGCGCAGCAAAGGAACTTTGGGTATGTATCAGGTAGACGATCAAAAACAGATTGGAAAACCTGAAACAGATAGACCGCTACAGGTGGAGTTTCAGCTAAGCATTTTGCAACACAAGATTACTATTGTAAAAAATGTGGTGTATCGCTATGCAAAAAGTGATAAGGGTGAAATTTACGAACCTTTTGAAATCTTACCAGAAGTAACCACTAGCATTGATAATAAAGTACTTATTTTTTCTGATAACACTCCAAAAGAAGTTAAGGTAACTATTAGAGCAGGTGCAGAAAATATAGCAGGAAACTTACATTTAAATCTGCCTAAGGGTTGGTTGGTAAGCCCTGCACAAATTCCTTTTTCGATCGCTCAAAAAGGAGATGTTTCTGTAGTGAATTTTCTGGTGACGCCACCTAGAGAACAAATGGAATCTGTAATGCAAGCAGTTGCTACCATCAACGGAAAAACGTTTAATAAAGAACTGATAGAAATTTCTTACGATCACATTCCTAAGCAAACTGTTTTGGTTGCATCCCAAGCAAAAGTTGTGCGCTTAAATATTCAAAAAACAGGAAGTAATATTGGCTATATTAAAGGAGCAGGAGATGCCATTCCAGAAAGCTTACAGCAAATTGGATATACGGTGGTTTCTATCGACCCAGAAAACATTACCGCCAACAGCTTGGACGGCTTTGATGCCGTGGTTATTGGGATTCGTGCCTACAATACAGTTGCAAGTTTAAAGTTTAAGCAAAAATTTTTATTAGACTATGTATCTAAAGGAGGTAATATGATTGTACAGTACAACACTAGTGGTCGTGGAGGTATCGATGTTGGAGCACCTTTTGATTTACAAATCTCTAGAGATCGAGTAACTGATGAGCATGCTGCAGTTAGTATTTTAGCAAAGCAACACTCGCTGCTAAACTTTCCGAATAAAATCAATGCCGATGATTTTGAAGGATGGGTACAAGAACGCGGCTTGTATTTTCCAAATAAATGGGCCAAAGAGTTTACACCCATCTTGTCTATGCACGATAAAAATGAAACGGCTAAAAAAGGAAGTTTATTGGTTGCAAAGTACGGTGAAGGACATTATATCTATACCGGTTTAAGCTTTTTTAGAGAACTGCCAGCAGGAGTGCCAGGCGCCTATAAACTCTTCGCAAACATGTTGTCTATCGGTAAAGAAAACATCCAAACACAAACAGAAATTAAAGAATAG
- the dnaN gene encoding DNA polymerase III subunit beta: MKFIVSSSQLLKQLQVLGGVINSNNTLPILDNFLFELTENQLKVSASDLETTMSAMVDVESDSTGSIAVSARLLLDTLKTFPDQPLSFKTEGDNTIEISSDQGKYDMAFFSGDEFPKAVSLSSPNSTTIPANILATAISKTIFAAGNDDLRPVMSGVFFQFSSESLTFVATDAHKLVKYTRTDVTANETTEFIMPKKPLNLLKGILNGANTDVTIEYNNSNAKFTFDNFVLVCRLIDGKYPNYEAVIPKENPNKLTVDRASFLNSVRRVSIFSSKTTHQIRLKMAGTELNISAEDLDYANKADERLSCDYHGDDMQIGFNSRFLSEMLNNLSANDVLIEMSLPNRAGILTPIDGTDEGEHITMLVMPVMLNS; this comes from the coding sequence ATGAAATTTATAGTATCAAGTTCGCAATTATTAAAGCAACTTCAAGTACTTGGGGGCGTTATTAACAGCAATAATACATTGCCTATTTTAGATAATTTTTTGTTTGAATTGACAGAAAATCAACTAAAAGTTTCTGCTTCTGATTTAGAGACTACCATGAGTGCTATGGTTGATGTAGAGTCTGATTCTACTGGGTCTATAGCGGTATCTGCACGGTTGTTGTTAGACACTTTAAAAACATTTCCAGACCAACCTTTAAGTTTTAAAACAGAAGGTGACAACACCATAGAAATTAGTTCTGATCAAGGAAAATATGATATGGCGTTTTTTAGTGGTGATGAGTTTCCTAAAGCGGTAAGCTTGTCTTCACCAAATAGCACAACCATCCCTGCTAACATTTTAGCCACAGCCATTTCTAAGACCATCTTTGCCGCAGGTAATGATGATTTACGTCCAGTAATGAGCGGTGTCTTTTTTCAATTTAGCTCAGAAAGCTTAACTTTTGTAGCCACAGATGCTCACAAATTAGTTAAATACACACGTACCGATGTAACGGCAAATGAAACCACAGAGTTTATCATGCCAAAGAAACCTTTAAACTTATTAAAAGGAATTTTAAACGGTGCCAATACAGATGTAACTATTGAATACAACAACTCAAACGCCAAGTTTACCTTTGACAATTTTGTTTTGGTATGTCGTTTGATCGATGGAAAATATCCTAATTACGAGGCTGTTATTCCTAAGGAGAACCCAAATAAATTAACCGTAGATAGAGCTTCATTTTTAAACTCTGTAAGACGTGTGTCTATCTTCTCTAGTAAAACTACGCACCAAATTCGTTTGAAAATGGCGGGTACAGAATTAAACATTTCTGCAGAAGATTTAGACTATGCTAACAAAGCTGATGAGCGTTTAAGCTGTGATTACCACGGTGACGATATGCAAATTGGTTTTAACTCTCGTTTTTTAAGCGAAATGCTCAACAATTTAAGCGCTAATGATGTATTGATAGAAATGTCTTTACCAAACCGCGCAGGAATCTTAACTCCTATTGACGGAACAGACGAAGGCGAACATATTACCATGTTGGTAATGCCAGTGATGTTGAATTCATAG
- a CDS encoding ACP phosphodiesterase, translated as MNFLAHLYLSEDNPQLMTGNFIADHIRGNRFTHLDPEIQKGIFLHRQIDTFTDAHPVVRKSKRRLHARYGHYKGIIIDLFYDHFLAKNWNQYSETPLEIYVDKVYQLLEDQKEKLPKKTQDLLPYMIEYNWLYNYQFFEGMQKVLNGMNKRTHLQSQMHLALEDLKDHYTEFEKDFTLFFEDLRAFTKNKIIEINQTTINP; from the coding sequence TTGAATTTCCTAGCACACCTATACTTGTCAGAAGACAACCCTCAGCTAATGACTGGTAATTTTATTGCTGATCATATTCGAGGCAATCGCTTTACGCATCTAGATCCAGAGATTCAAAAAGGCATCTTTTTACACAGACAGATAGACACTTTTACAGATGCACATCCTGTGGTTAGAAAGAGCAAACGCAGACTTCATGCTCGTTACGGGCATTATAAAGGCATTATCATTGATCTTTTTTACGATCATTTTTTAGCAAAAAACTGGAATCAGTACTCAGAGACTCCGCTAGAGATCTATGTAGATAAAGTTTATCAGCTCTTAGAAGATCAAAAAGAAAAACTTCCTAAAAAAACCCAAGATTTACTACCTTATATGATTGAATACAATTGGTTGTACAACTACCAATTTTTTGAAGGCATGCAAAAGGTATTAAACGGCATGAACAAGAGAACTCATTTGCAATCGCAAATGCATTTGGCCTTAGAAGATTTAAAAGATCACTATACAGAATTTGAAAAAGATTTTACGCTGTTCTTTGAAGATTTAAGAGCCTTTACCAAGAATAAAATAATTGAAATCAACCAAACAACTATCAATCCATGA
- the ggt gene encoding gamma-glutamyltransferase produces MKKIAYLLTIAFLVASCSKEEKIIGVIADKAMVVSARVEASTIGSDILKKGGNAYDAMIATQLALAVVYPQAGNIGGGGFMVYRQNDGSTGALDFREKAPNSAHKDMYLDEKGDVIPEMSSFGVHSVGVPGSVAGIMEVYKKFGSLPFKELVQPAIDLARNGFKVSKMQARALNGTRKRFQKANNYTIAFDAEWKEGDIIKLEELAQTLERIRDKGMDGFYKGKTADLMVNYVTELGGKMTHEDLTSYQAVWRKPVSFDYKGYTITSMTLPASGGICLAQILKAIEPYDLSKIEHNSTKYIQLLTEAERRSYADRAHYLGDIDYVDVPIDSLTDADYINDRMKSFSWDKATKSSDISHGTVLGYESNETTHYSIVDAFGNAVSVTTTLNTGYGSKVFVKGGGFFLNNEMDDFSSKPGTPNVYGLLGSKANAIAPGKRMLSSMTPTIVSYNGKLKMVVGTPGGSTIITSVLQNILNVVAYDMGMQESVNQARFHHQWYPDNIRMEPNGFDSITKNKLKALGYELLERNSLIIGRVDAILVLPNGKLEGGADPRGDDAAVGF; encoded by the coding sequence ATGAAAAAAATAGCCTACCTGCTTACAATTGCATTTCTTGTTGCAAGTTGTAGTAAAGAAGAAAAAATAATCGGAGTTATTGCAGACAAAGCCATGGTGGTTTCTGCTCGTGTAGAAGCTTCTACAATTGGTTCTGACATCTTAAAAAAAGGTGGAAACGCCTATGATGCAATGATCGCTACCCAATTGGCACTCGCTGTCGTATATCCTCAGGCAGGAAATATTGGTGGTGGTGGTTTTATGGTATACCGACAAAACGACGGTAGTACTGGAGCTCTTGATTTTAGAGAGAAAGCTCCAAACTCTGCACATAAAGACATGTATTTGGATGAAAAAGGCGATGTGATTCCAGAGATGAGCAGCTTTGGTGTTCACTCAGTGGGTGTACCAGGATCTGTTGCTGGTATTATGGAAGTGTATAAAAAATTTGGAAGCCTTCCGTTTAAAGAGTTGGTACAGCCCGCAATAGATTTGGCTCGAAACGGTTTTAAAGTTTCAAAGATGCAAGCCCGTGCTTTAAATGGAACCCGAAAACGCTTTCAGAAAGCAAACAATTACACCATCGCTTTTGATGCCGAATGGAAAGAAGGCGATATTATTAAACTAGAAGAACTCGCACAAACCCTAGAGCGCATTCGCGACAAAGGAATGGATGGGTTTTACAAAGGAAAAACTGCCGATCTAATGGTAAACTATGTAACAGAACTTGGCGGTAAAATGACCCATGAAGATCTTACCAGCTATCAAGCAGTGTGGCGCAAACCAGTAAGCTTTGATTATAAAGGATACACCATTACCTCGATGACTTTGCCCGCAAGTGGAGGAATCTGTTTGGCACAAATTTTAAAAGCGATTGAGCCTTATGATTTGTCAAAAATTGAGCACAACTCTACAAAATACATTCAATTATTAACAGAAGCAGAAAGAAGATCTTATGCTGATAGAGCTCATTATTTAGGCGATATTGATTATGTAGATGTGCCGATTGACAGCTTAACAGACGCTGATTATATTAACGATAGAATGAAGAGTTTTTCTTGGGATAAGGCCACCAAATCTTCAGACATTTCTCATGGAACTGTTTTGGGATATGAAAGCAATGAAACCACCCACTACTCTATTGTAGATGCTTTTGGAAATGCCGTTTCTGTAACCACTACCTTAAACACTGGTTATGGTTCTAAGGTATTTGTAAAAGGAGGCGGATTTTTCTTAAACAATGAAATGGATGATTTTAGCAGCAAACCAGGAACACCAAATGTATATGGCTTGTTAGGTTCTAAAGCCAATGCCATTGCCCCAGGAAAAAGGATGCTTAGTTCTATGACCCCAACAATTGTATCTTACAATGGAAAATTAAAAATGGTTGTTGGTACCCCTGGTGGATCAACGATTATTACATCGGTATTGCAAAATATTTTAAATGTGGTAGCATATGATATGGGCATGCAAGAATCTGTAAATCAAGCACGTTTTCATCACCAGTGGTATCCAGACAATATTAGAATGGAACCAAATGGGTTTGACAGCATTACCAAAAACAAGTTAAAAGCTTTGGGTTATGAATTGCTAGAGCGAAATTCTTTGATTATTGGTCGAGTTGATGCCATTTTAGTCTTGCCAAACGGAAAATTAGAAGGAGGCGCAGATCCACGTGGAGATGATGCCGCGGTTGGTTTTTAA
- a CDS encoding VOC family protein: MIQPFHLAIPVQNLETCRAFYRDILGCSEGRSSEQWVDFNFFGHQLVIHQKAGHKPSTAITNPVDGHQVPVPHFGVVLTWEDWHDLSERLKAANTTFIIEPTIRFKGKVGEQATLFFNDPENNALEFKAFKDMSQLFAV, translated from the coding sequence ATGATACAACCTTTTCACTTAGCCATTCCGGTACAAAATCTAGAAACCTGCCGTGCTTTTTACAGAGACATCTTAGGATGTTCAGAAGGAAGAAGTAGCGAGCAATGGGTAGACTTTAACTTTTTTGGACACCAATTGGTCATCCATCAAAAAGCAGGACACAAACCTAGCACGGCCATTACCAATCCTGTTGACGGGCATCAGGTACCCGTTCCTCATTTTGGCGTGGTCTTAACTTGGGAAGATTGGCATGATTTATCAGAGAGATTAAAAGCGGCAAACACTACATTTATTATAGAACCAACCATTCGTTTTAAAGGCAAAGTTGGCGAGCAGGCTACCCTGTTTTTTAACGACCCAGAAAACAATGCGCTTGAGTTTAAAGCCTTTAAAGACATGAGTCAATTGTTTGCTGTCTAG